The DNA sequence aaattatgtgaaaaataatgcaattttcGAACCACcgagcatgagagcatgttctagtacaccccaaaacaagactttgtaaaagagcataataggacccctacAATAAACCTAACTTTAACAGTATCAATCAGCTCAGATTTAGAAAATCACAGTGAAATACTATATTAAAACCGGTCAGAATAAGGAATATGAGGAtccacactcactctcactcacacacacacaaatccccCTGAAACCACCTCGTTGCAGGCCTGATTCGAGGCTAGCGATTGTTGTggccacaaaaaaacaaaggctTCCAAACttaaagaacaaaaagaaaaaaggttttGATTCCAGAAGAAATTATTGCATGCACAGATCTGTTTTGCTTTTAAGAGGGCCTCGACGGATAACAGTAAATGAGGGCAGATTGCgcatgtgtctgtgtctgtgtgagtgtaTTTGTGACTATGATTGTGGTTGTATGagaaaatctatattttatgGATGAGTGTCTGAGCCCTAAATAATAAAGGGACTtgtataaatgttatttttttaaaaaggtgttCCAAGATATTGACTTtgatattgaaataataatattatttaatgaatcatCTTAatagagaaataaaaatattgcatgTGCTTAAACTATATCTTATATCTGAAGACGTCTGAATATTTGTATCTTGTTATTCCTGGGAGACGGTATGAAAGTATGAAAGTGAATATATTACAGACTTTCAGAGATTTGGGTTTGAGTTAACTAAAGATAACTTGTGTAGCGCAATGTTGAATGAGAGCAAGATTGGGTGACCAAGTTCATAGAAATTTTGAATCAATAGCTAtaggacatttaaaaataacaatggaACTTGCTGATTAAacaattgaattaaataaaaggaATTATTTTATGTTGGTTGGGAAAATTCATTCACCATTACTAGATTATTCTGAACCATGTATGCAAATATAGGAAATAATTATGATTGAAGTCTTTAGTTTAACATACGCATGTcatattgttgtaaaataaattattcttttgtttaatttaataataaaggtAGATAACTGCTGCTTTCTgcattttgcaaagaaaaaactgCTTGCTATTTTTATGCAATGAAGAACTTGCTTTACTAAAATAGGATAAGGATATTTATGGTGTCTGATGTTGTCCAGTTGCATATGACATTCAGAAACTACGTGGAATGCCACCAGGTCTACGCTCAGTAGAGTCTAACGAAAAAAGTTCATGTTGTATTCAGAATCCGTGGCATTCCACAGCTAAAATCATCCAGTTCACAATCAGCTGAAATCTCAAGAAAAATGTTTTGCCCAAAAGGGGTGTGAAAGAGTATGAATGATGGTGTTGTGGAGGATGAATGATGGTGTTGCTTACAGTTGTTTTTGCCAAAACAACTGTaagcaattttattttacataggcaAATTATGCCCAATGAAATAATGACCATAGATGAATTTGGTTAAGTTTCCTGGTCAGTACCTAGGTTTTAGTTGTGGCAGAAAGAGAAACAGTGCCACACTTGTGCTGCGCATTACATGGGAAGGCAAAGCAAGCTTGCTCTGTCCACCCCACATctaactttcttttcttttcactttTACTTTTCAGCATATCATGATAGAGCTGATTCTgtgtcaaaatgataaaatattgtCTTTCTGACTGTTAACATAACTAAAATGGGTTGAGTGTTGTCCAGGTTAAAAAGCCCATGCTACTGAGCAAGACAGGCCTAGGAAATTATCCAGTGATATAATCAAACTaagtttataaaacaaagagatcAATGatgtaacatctgcttatgatccttgatggtcgttgggactttatgtcttaagagacccttttagcctttgacatttgcatataattcacagCCTGGCCCCACATTCTACCGTTATATGGGTGCTAATTGCCAAGGGTTGTCCCCCCCACTGTCAAAAAGACGCAAAACAGATCGACTATCTTGTCTCTCCATcggacttcaaacacattccaagaGAACTAAATGACCCTCGGTACCAGGCCTGTGGACTACCCCCACGATTACAagatacataacacacacatagaggcattttctttatttagaccataattaatcagttataaatgtatctggtatatgcatgtgttgtttgtatgtttccttattatattagcctagtaaccactcgttattcgtatcagtaagctctaaacactcatatCCAGGCGTATGAATGTATCTCGGGTTTAATACCTTGTAGACgtctctttcttgatatcaaaatgatctgctctttattcctcacacaatgatgtacactatgtgatcatgaaatgcatcacactatttttactgtactgtggggaaaattacaccagtctccagatcagtcgtaaaacatgcaaatgaggtgtcaagtgggacaaagaaacactttccTGCTGAAACTATGtgccttgttattggtcaaactaaccaaaatgggtgttacagggaaacagataaaacttctcccacaccaAAAGGTTATGCTCTTCTTACTTTCGGTGCCCTGGAGACACACTTATCACCTTGGAAACCTCACAGCTCCCCTTCCGGGGGGAGTCCGATCTTCGGGCAGTTTTAAGTCAGTAACATTGTCAACTCACTTCGGACTAACCAACCCATGGCTAGAATGATGAAGCTTTCACTCCTGAAGGAATCTACCGGGAATCTACGCATTATACATgcaccaggatgctttactcagcacccacaaaacccatgcaagtaaccgcttgttaactatctagatgtgcttctaggcttcgaccccttttaattaaggtgatgtgattcTCTGATGGTTCTTAACAGGTTGTAGTTAGCTGATGTTAAAATCCTACCATACTCTCTCTTGCGTGCGAgcgctccctctctctctctctctcaccctccctctctctctctctctctctctctccatgccttccttgcgttggcatctatgtttaatgtgtgtatgtctgtgtctagttcgatgttgcatgttcccctgtagtgtagtttaataaacatccatatgtattcacacttggttgtctgtgtctgctgctctcagaacaAAGTCACTTTAACGTCAGGTCTTGTTACATGCTCGAAGAGCAATgtttcagtaaggaaattatttggCGTGGCCAGATAAATAATCTTCCTTAGAGTCAATAGAAGGGTCCGTACTGCGgacgaactaatcattttattgtactattaatactacagctaattcctgaagatggatatataattgataacccgttatgattaattatgttcatctcataaAGCAAATATGCTACAATGAATTAGAAAATTGTTgagaataaatttgaaatgatttgaAAAATAGTAAGGATGCAGATAACTGAGTAAAACCAAattctttattatattatagaaaatGGGTATTAACCCTATACTCAATATACTGACAGCAATGGATTGGTGAGCTCAAAAAAATGCCCAATGCATCTAATTCTACAAGCTCAAGCCGTAGACAACAGCACCCAGATTTCCCTAGAATTGACTTTTCAACCCTCATCTGAATCTGGCAGTGGCTTTTACTGAATCCAAAATGAATAAGAATTGGACGAGAAGCAAAAATATCTAGATAAAATAGACACATTAtagataataattataatatcagTCATAAGAAAATTAACAATTACAATGTTTTATgggaaaaggaagaaaaaacatAATTGGTATAAATGGGTAAAATACACAACAGAAAAAGAGACATGAGAAAACTGCATAGTTTACTTTGAAGCAAGaccaattttatatattgtaccaATACTTATACACAATTGCAGTTGTAGAATATTTCATATAGAATTTTCAGTATTTAAAGGAAAACCCACCACCTATATTTgattaaatcaatatttcattgGCAGACATGTGGTGGACGTGCAAAAATATGGCCTCTTGCCAACGTTACCAAAAAAGGGTCAGGATCAAGTACTAGGGTTATGCTGACACATAAAATGAGTCACATTTCTCTAGAAGAGGAAACAACAAATGAAGAGAAAACTACAATCAAAAGAGCAGATGAAAAAGACCCTGCAGTTTATATAAATTCAATTGGTCAACCTAAAGGCATACCTAAAAAATCTAAAGCAAGAGATGAAGTCAAATCAGGGACTGAATCAATATTCATTTGGATtacgcaaaataaaaatacagaatggatcaattatataaattacaacCAGCAAAGATGTATTAATTACACTGATGAGGCCTTATCACTTCTAGGAGAGCAATTGGATTCAACAAGCAGAATGACATAACAAAATAGAATAGCTTTATATTATTTGTCAACAATTTGTCAAAAAAGGTAAAGTATGTGTTATGTTTGGGGAACAATGCTATACTTATATACCAAATAATACTGCTCCAGAAGGAGCATTTAGTGAagtaataatcaaattaaaaaaacctAAGAATGGAAGATAAAGCAAATGCTGGGAAGGATAATCAAATGTGAGATTGTTTGATCTAAAGTTAGGAGCATATTTAGCTAAATTGGGAATGTTTTTAGGAATTGTAGTTTTGATAGGAGGATTGCTATTTTACTGTGTGCTTCCTATATTGAGGTCACTAATTATCAAGGCCACAGCTAATTGTTTCCACacagaaaatttatttttgaggGTAACCAAAATGGCCCTCCTCAGTACACAAAGTGTCTGGGCTTAAGATCAACtatgcaattttttttgtgatgttacattttttatgtttacttCTATTGTATTCTACACAACTGTGACAACCACAGGCAAGCGCTGAACCAATTGCACGCTCATGCTTATAACATTGATTTATCTTAAATAAGGCGTTACAGAGACGGGATCTTTTACTCCTTCCTAGTCAAGTGCGGGGGGAGAGGTTTGGTCCTGATGCTCCGCCAGAGTGCTGTTACATAATCTAGTCATTGGCAGGGGCGGCGTTTCcatatggcagagtatggcagttgccataccctagcccagtcaggtgctgtgaaaaattatccaaacttgagtcttATAATtcgttattttaaatcagagggttttaaaaaatagttaaccaatgataagcattaaaaagagcttgtcagtaaaacttaacgccattggatcatcaagctctcagcgagacctcagacttcacccgcctccattcagatgGATGCGCGCACAACCTGGAGGAGACCGATCTCCgcttttcgcaatgcaagggtaaataaataattgaggtttgaatagtacagcgttttctttactcaaacactatgtaaaggctaatgtttttgtgtgtttgaagagcaGAGAAGAATTAGGTTATTTCAAGCCAGCCTATAGGCTTctgtacgttttaaatatcttgtgcataagcgcttcatttgagattttggccaagtgtattaaacaacaagaaaaactaaacgcccatatagctacaatcaacgTTATagaacctgtaaaagttgatgaaagcatataattcacttgctgcctcagataacagttacagccgtaaaacactccatctccgtcattctctggtcaaaaacattgctaactccatttgagcttgattttcatataatgttgagagcaagtgtctgatacaataacAACGCTAACGACTCTGTGTTTAattattgaacttttttttcactttgtttttttctccaccCCATTTGTGTGTTGGGTTGTTCAGTCATGTCTCTTCCTGTGTGTAGAGGCCTGGACGAGAATGTAATGTGCAGACATTACAAAACTGCAGTATATGGTGAAGCTGCACACTCTATTTGgacattaaagaaaatatatgatCAGGCCTCCTCATCTCCCTTAACGTAAGCTGAGACCACCTGTCCACTTCCTAAAAGCAGACTGGAGGCACAGCCAAAAAAGGTAAAAGACTGAATAAACAATAATGGCAatgtaatgataataataataatttgttacgtttatatagtatctcctcatccaccaccagtgtgcagcatccacctggatgatgcgacggcagccatattgcGCCAGAACgcacaccacacaccagcttactggtggagaggagacagtgatgaagccaatcagtgtATGGGGATGATTAGGAAGCcgtgatggtcagaggccaatgggcgaaTTTGACCAGGATGccgggttacacccctactctttttgaccacagagagtcaggacctcggtttaacgtctcatccgaaataTGGGgcttttgacagtatagtgtccccatcactatactggggcattaggacccacgcagactgcagggtgagcatcCCTGCTgtcctcactaacacctcttccagcagcaacctagtttcaTGAAATGTATATTGAACACGCCTTGAggaaaaattatgttttattaacaaggttcgggaggagcacgatCAGAAAATCAACTAATTTGGCGCAGGTGCAACTCCATGCTTACTATTTGCTATCAGATTAGATGTAAGAGTGAACTCGTGAAACTGTATAAAAGAGTGTACTGACACAGATTCAATAGATTGctctttttttgcaattttcttGGCCTTATTGTCTGATGATAATAAAGTCTATCTTCTGGCATCAAAACCTCAAGACTGAGAGTGATTTCTCACAGCAATGGCAGCCCTtatggaaagaaaatatattttattatatacgAACGGTCAatatattaaagaattttcaaTATATCGGTAATTATATAGAATAATACATTGtggtaatatattacaatatactgAAAAATTCATCAGGAATTGCCGTTTTCCATATATTGGGGAATGTATGtcaacatatacatatacagcatatatagtgccctccaaaagtattggaacagtaaagacaaaattgctttGTTGGCTGttgagtcaagacatttgcaaatatgattaaaaaaagaatatgagacaaaactacagaatgtcacattttattattgggtgattcaacacatagatgtttttccagcaaagaagttcagcacttttagagtttcatccctctatctgatgtgagataagtattggaacagttgcctcacaggtctttctgagtgatcagctgtgtgctgatgcattaattcttcagatattaaaagcagggaatgtgttgtatcagttatatccattacttctgcattttCAATCTCGCaatcgatgatgacacacacacaaaccaggatgctgactttgagagaaaagcaagcaatttggatgctaaaagaaaagaggaagtcaactagagctctagcaaaaacaaagggcatgaagaaatcaagagtttggaaaccaacagcgacaccagcaaccaacaactacctaatcgtctgagaaaacaacagtagttgatggcagacaaatcataaaagctgtgaaaatgaaccctaaaagacgtgtctgtaaaatcaccaacaacttccagaaagctggggtgatgctctgacaatctactgtcctcaggagactttgacacagaattacagatgctacacagcaagatgcaaacctctgaccagctccaaaaatagagattagagtttgcaaaaaagcacaaaggtgagccagaagagttttggaactgtgtttatggaccgatgagacaaagatgaacctttatcgaagtgatggaaaagcaaaaatgtggagaaaaaaagggaactgcaatgatcccaagcatacagcctcatctgtaaagcatggtggaggtgttgtcatggcatgggcatgcatggctgcctctggaataggccctctcaactttactgatgacttcatgtatgatgacagtagcagaatgaatttggaaggatACAAAACCATCTTGGCTACCAATATTTccagaaaatgccaccagattcattgggaagtgcttcatattgcatcaggacaatgacccaaaacaccctcccagttcagtcaaggagtttatcagggcaaagaaatggaaagtcttagattgcccaagtcaatctccagatttaaatccgattgaacatgtatttcagcagctgaagaggacagtaaaggcagaaactccccaaaacaagcaacaattggaattggcagcattaaaggctgggaaaagtatttcaaaggatgagagcaagagtctggtgatgtctatgggtcacagactcactgctgtaattgtgcgcaagggatctgcaactaaataatagcttttaatcttttatatctgccttatgttcaactttcccaatacttatgctcacatcaatgagtgggatgaactctaaaagttttgttctttttatttggtaaaacatgtatgtgttgaaacagctaataataaaatgtgacattctgtagttttgtctcatattcatcttttcctcatatttacaaatgtcttgactccacagccaataGAACAATTACTTATGGAGGGcattgtgtatatgtatatatatatatatatatatgtgtgtgtgtgtgtgtgtgtgtgtatgtaaagtATTTTCACATGTagctactatatatatatatatatatatattaacactTATAAGGGAACAGGTatgttacatatatatgtaaccaaatctgacaaatatattttgtaatatatatcaatatatgtatgtatatatcccGTAATGTATGACTATAGAGCTTAGtgtcatgtttcacaattctatgtacagtagaattatgtttaatcaggtcctgaatttcggtgtgggattgcgcatatattcccgcagctttcgactttaaaatgagggaaattcctgcaaaacatttattcaatatagcgtgtaggttagatgagtgctgctgcacgctgcgatacaagactttagctcACGTTTCGGTACActtgacagaattgtcaattgcctaatcagtcattgttgcatcgtcacagaaatgtattatttgcacgtCTTTTTAAGTCTTTCGGTACTCGACTCCGGAGCCACCGGATCGCTCCTCTTTCTGCCTTTTTGCTGAGGTCATTTTCTCTGGTTTTGGGAAAACCTTGACGGTTCGGACGTATGGTTCCACAggccagtgttttttttttccagcaaatCCATAAAAAGGGTTGGGCTAGTGTAGAAATTATCTACATATACCCGATAGACTTGGCCTAATAATGGAGTATTCAGCAGATGCATGACAGAATCATAGCTAAGGCCTTTGCCTTTAACTAGTGAACCTTTACCTTCGTACACAAAGAAGTTCCAAGTGTACCCACATGTTGAGTCGGCAAGGACAAAGAGTTTGAAGCCCCACTTAGTAGGCTTGTCCTTCATGTACTGTTTAAATCCTACACGTGCTTTGGAAGCCACCATCCTTTCATCCACTGACACTCGTCGACCTGGTTGAAAGTACGTCATGCATGATGTCAGTATGTCAGAGTAAAGTGGCTTAATTTTGAATAGTTTGTCGTAATCAGGGGTTCCTCTTTTCCGCAAGTTTTGCAGATCCTCTTCTAGGTTGCACAGATGGAGATTCCATGAGATGGCCAGAAATCTGCATCTGGACATCACTGACTGTGGGTACGGAAAACTGTAGATAGGTTTCTTAGCCCAGTAATCAACATAGGTCTTCACCTTCACAAGACCCATGTAGAGAACGAGAGAGATGTATGCAAGGAACTCAGAAACGGTCAGAGGCACCCAGTGGAATTTCTTTCCTGCCGAAGATCTCATTGCACCATagctatttgtatttttaacaaTGGTCTCTAAAACAGAGATCGTAAAAAAGAGCTGGAACAGTTGCAGCGGTGAATACGACCTGTCCACAGCCAGCTGTGGTCCTGGAATTCTCTTTGGCTGGAAAGGTGGCAGAACAGGATCTACATCCTCCACATTTAGATCATTCCACTTTAGTGCCTCGTCTGGATATTTTGTCCCCTGTGTAGAAGACTTTCCTCTGGTCTTCCTCCTGGAAGTCTGAGCCCTCTCTGGTGCCTCATATTCCTCATTAGAATCTGCACTGTATCACAAAGAAATAAGCAGTTTTGTAAACATTTGGTTGTTTTCACTGTAATAATAACatgtatttcaaaataatttcaaaatgcttatttaCTCAAACAGAATAATTGTATacttcaaatttaatttagcGAACAATACAGTTCAAAAGCGGCTTTCAGAATTCATCAAGTTATTAGAAAAAGCTAAGTAAAACTTATAACCACTATAGCACATGAAAACACagttcaaattattatttatatacatactcATCAAAATCTGGGTCACCAAACACAACACTGGCAGATCTCTTGGTCCCCTGTGCTCTCCTCTGCTGTCGCACAGCATGTGGATGTTGTGAAGGAAGGGTGGGTGTGGGGGTCTCAGGCCCATCTATGTTTAGTTCAGATGCGTCTTGGCTGTAACACAAagtaaatgattttatatatatatatatatatatatacacagatatatatatatatatatatatatatatacacacacacacacacacatacatgtatcaAAACATAGATTTAGTccaaaaaactaaatcaaaaagCTAAATCAAGTTTCCAAATATTCTGTCGAGTAATAATTAACGTTAGCTGGCTCAATTGCTGTACttttcaatttcaaaataaaaatagaaatagtaAAATACTTAACAGCATTGTAAATGCAAAATTATATGAACTTACCCGTCAAACGCAGGGTCTTCTCCCTCAAGAAAAGCGACTTCCACTTCAGAGTCACAACTAGCATCGCTACACGATCCAGCATCACTTTCTCTTTCAAGCTCTTCTAATATTGCGTCGATGCAAGAGAACACGTTTTTAGCTGCTTTTCCCTCTCCAGATgccattttttaatcaaaacactcgaaaaatacaaatatatctaCACATTTTCTGTCAGTCGTCTCCGTCACTTGTCATTCACTTGTTACTATTTACTCGCCTATCATCAACAACAAACCGGTCGTGATCCCGCCCACCTATTCCACTGATTCATTCATGGATTCATTGGCTGATTCAGCATGTGATTGGACTACTAGATAAATGATTGACATGTGATTGGAGAGCGGACAACCTCAGCTTTGAACACGTGCCTGATTATGTATATAATCGTCATGATTAGAGGACCCTTGCACGCTTTGATGATGATGTGTAGATCGTGTTTCTCCGTCGAGCATTTTGTGTTCTGGACATCCGCGACATAACAGTGGATTATTTACCAAGAGGAGCTCACAGAAAAGTACAAATGGGCTCatttgaaagaaaacatccTAGGGTAAAGATGATATAGTGTTTGTGGCTGATTTTAGCTTAGAGCACCTGTAATCGAAGCAGAAATGAGAcgtttgtctttgttttttcaCAGAAATCATATTTTACTGCCCGATTCTTATGGAGATAATGTGAATTATGatgttaaaacaataaaacaaacgaCACAGTCACATTTCTGAGAATGAGAGCTTTCTTTTGATGTatgatttttctgttttgtgaggtacataaaatatatatattcatatttacatttctgCATCGCCATTTTGGGGGAGGAGCTATTTTGTGACGAttgttttttaaagctttatattcattatttgtgttccatatacacaaatatcatTATATTCTGTGTAAAGATGaggttttaagattttaaatgatACTATATATGGGGTGATAGTATCtccagaaacataaaaaaaataggttTAAATATAATGACGTAGCTCTTTTGCCCGCCCACGGGAAATCAGAGTGGAAGCAAGTTTGAAGGAAGATTAATTTCCTTTTTGgattaaaagaatttcttaatatgaaatttgaatggtatgacaatttgatattagactgtacaaaaattgaaatctacacgctaatactatactcatagtcacgcaatgctgattttaacattaataatttgagaacaaAGTATAACAATGATAATACTTTGCacagtttgatgtgatatgaacTAACTGGTCCATAGATTTAATCATCGTTGGTAGcgcaatttattgtaatgcttttttcctcggTTGGGCAGAACAAACgcggcagacttgttacttactttttCAGACggcaatatatggtgaaaattcttgTTTGGGtcaaactgtatatatatataatatatataatatatatggcTCTACTAACTTAAGTCAATCATCAAACAATCTGGGAGGTTAAATACTGATCAATAACTTGATAAATAATCAAACAAGACATAGTAAtaagaaataatgtaatatgattaatatcaatcTGGAGGATATAGCAGATCAATCTTCACTCTATCCACTCCTTCAAAAGTTTACGTTGCATAGTTTAATTGTAAATATGGATTAGAGTGTTCATCTTGTGAtgctgtcagtcctctgtcatgtgtcttgtgtttcccaccctcttgtgtccatatttggtcatgttcctgtccttgttctgtgtgattattagtttattaattccaggtgtgtgtgtgtgtgtaattatctgttattatcatgtgtatttagttcatgcctgttcagttagttttggtcttgtctactcgttactccacggtgttcctgtgtgtcccagccttgccttgtcttgtcttgccctgtctgtTTTGGATTTC is a window from the Onychostoma macrolepis isolate SWU-2019 chromosome 03, ASM1243209v1, whole genome shotgun sequence genome containing:
- the LOC131537949 gene encoding uncharacterized protein LOC131537949, giving the protein MASGEGKAAKNVFSCIDAILEELERESDAGSCSDASCDSEVEVAFLEGEDPAFDGQDASELNIDGPETPTPTLPSQHPHAVRQQRRAQGTKRSASVVFGDPDFDDADSNEEYEAPERAQTSRRKTRGKSSTQGTKYPDEALKWNDLNVEDVDPVLPPFQPKRIPGPQLAVDRSYSPLQLFQLFFTISVLETIVKNTNSYGAMRSSAGKKFHWVPLTVSEFLAYISLVLYMGLVKVKTYVDYWAKKPIYSFPYPQSVMSRCRFLAISWNLHLCNLEEDLQNLRKRGTPDYDKLFKIKPLYSDILTSCMTYFQPGRRVSVDERMVASKARVGFKQYMKDKPTKWGFKLFVLADSTCGYTWNFFVYEAIDWAAAVWETDRRFRTSYEYFVQQLRDVFEYPAEGKDISTQLLHVSQGNRTAADYAIEFRTLAAQSGWNDISLKAVFRQSLDLDLQTELACKGENCSFSEYITLAIKIDNLMRNAPKRKIVQPSQASTPVTHQLCHVSQPTSMPSQEPLQMGFSRLTEEERIR